The genomic window ATAAGTGACGAATAATAACGCGATTAACGCTTAAATTTATCAGCCCATTGCGGCCATAGCACAGCGAGATCCATATGCGCTTCAATAGTATCTGCTATACGATCAATGCCTTGCTGACGAATTTCATCAAAATCAGGGGTTTGAGTTGCTTCTAAACCTGCCCAACGTAAAATTGCATCACACGCTGCTTGCTGTTCAAAAATACCATGCAAATAGGTTCCAAACACGTGATCATCACAGCCTAATTGACCATCAGGACCATCAGGACCATCAGGACCATCGGTTAACTGCAATGGTGCATGGGCAGTCACACCTTGCGTGACACCCGCATGGATCTCATAACCTTTGACAATCACCGGCGCTTGATCAGGCAGGGTTAGCGTACCTTCCGTTTGTTGCAAACATTTGTTTTTCTCAATGGTGGTAGCAATAGATAAATAACCCAAGCCTTGACTAACACCCGCCTCACCTTCAATCGCATGGGGATCGGCAATGGTTTCACCTAACATCTGATAACCACCACAAATACCCATCACTTTGCCGCCTAGACGTAGATGACGCTGAATCTGTTTATCCCAACCTTGCTCACGTAAAAATGCCAAATCACTACGAACACTTTTCGTGCCGGGAATGATGATCAAATCTGCGGCGGGAAAAGGCTGACCTTTGCCGACAAACTGTAAGTTAACTTGAGGGTGCATTCGTAGAGGATCAAAATCAGTATGGTTACTCACTCGAGTTAAAACAGGCACGACGACCTTTAATTGGTGATCTGCAGCATCAACTTGCTGACAGTTAATGGCATCTTCCGCTTCAAGCATTAAACCATGTAAATAAGGCAATACTCCCAATACGGGCTTGCCTGTTTTTTGCTCTAACCATTCTAAACCTGATTCCAGTAGCTTAATATCACCACGGAAACGATTGATGACAAAGCCTTTGACACGCGCTTGTTCTGACTCAGACAATAACGCTAGCGTGCCATAAATATGCGCAAATACTCCACCACGATCAATATCGGCAATAATAATCACCGGCACATCTGCTTTTTCAGCAAAGCCCATATTTGCCACATCATTTTCACGTAGATTAATTTCAGCAGGGCTGCCCGCACCTTCAATAATAATGGTTTGGTACTGTTGTTGTAGTAGCGTGAAAGATTCCATAATCGGCGTCATCACCACTTTTTTGTAGTTATGATAACCCACGGCATTCATATCGGCTAAAGCGTGACCTTGTACTATCACCTGAGCGCCAACATCCGTATTAGGTTTAAGCAGTACCGGGTTCATATGCACACTAGGCTCAATACCGCAGGCTTGGGCTTGAACTGCTTGTGCTCGCCCTATCTCACCACCATCTTTGGTTACTGCGCTATTTAATGCCATATTTTGTGATTTAAACGGTGCAACACGAATACCTTGCCGTGCCAACACGCGACATAATCCTGCCACCAGCACACTTTTACCTGCATCAGAGGTAGTACCTTGTACCATTAATGCACGCGTTGTCGATTGTAATGTATCCGTCATTTCCTAATTCCATGTTGATATAATAAAAGAAAGTCACCACAAATTATTGTTATCTATAAGTCACTTATCATCTTGATTATTGCTTGTCTTAGTAATAAATCATAAAAAATTAGTTTGAATAAGCATCGATTTACTATATACGATAACGATTATCATTTTTTATCTATTCTTTTTTATGAATTATCTTATGCTACCTGCAATGTTAGTATGGCTATTGTTAGCGATCAGCATTGGTTGTGTCTTAACAAAAACAACTGCTTGGCGTATACCACTATTACTGACATTGATTGCAGCCGTTACGTTTAATGTCTTAACCGTTATTGGTGCAGCCATTATGATCAGTGGTATCGCTATTGCCAGTTTTACTGCTCGCCAACAGGCGAAACCGCTGCTTTATGCAGGGCATATCATTGTTGTATTGTGGATCATCGGGCTAATTTTACATTTATATCCTGGTATCAATAACTTATTAGTACTTGATCATGTTAATAGCGGCCCACTTAGCCGACCTTTTACACTTTACTTTAACATCGATAAACCCATGCTTATTTTTGCACTGCTATTACTCGTGCCTAATATAGTAAGCAATAACGAATATAACTGGCATCATCTTTCACTCTCGCTGCGACAAAAAACTATTATTGGTGGCGGATTAATCAGCTTACCGTTACTTGCATGGGCATTACAGCTGGTACAGCCTGAACTCACATTACCATCTTGGTGGTGGATATTTGCGATTAATAATCTTATTTTTACCTGTGTTGCTGAAGAAGTGCTTTTTCGTGGTTATATTCAAGGGCTGTTATGCAAAAAGTTAGCTCCTACGATAGCCATAACTATTGCGAGTATTTTATTTGGATTGGCACACTTTGCGGGTGGGCCATTATTTATCATAATTGCGACACTGGCTGGCATAGTTTATGGTTTAAGCTATTATTGGACTAAGAAGATAACGGTCGCTATTGTGGTTCATTTTGCATTTAACGTGCTGCATTTATTCTTTTTTACTTACCCATTGCCACTCTAATTAATGCAAAATAAAAAGAAGTATTATCCGTTCGTTACGCGCTACACCACATATCTTCACCGCATAAACAGGGATAAGGAATAAGATGGAATGTCAAAATTATTGCTGATAGATGTACTCAATAATCCAACGTTATTATTGAATGCTGATCACAAATGTAGTTATCAGATCATTACCGAGGCACGCCACTTATCATTATTAGGTCAATTAAAAGCGTGTTGTGATCGCGCAAATATCGAACACGATCTTCCTCTGCACACTCAGCAACAATTAATGTCTGGATTTCACAGCTACCAAAAGCAACAGCAACAATTATTAATTGAGCATCAACATCTCACACAACACTTACAAGGCATTAGTTCGTGGCGTTACTTACGTGGTAGCGCACTGCAGTTACTTGATAACGCTATGTTTGCAGGAAGAATTAAACATAACATTGATATTTATGTACCGCAGCAGCATGTTGCCAGTGTAGAAAAAGTACTGTTAAACAATGGCTGGCGTTATAAAAATATCGCAGATTATGAAGAAACCTTTTATCGTCGTTGGGCGCAACAAACCACGCCATTGATCCACAAACAACGGCGAACTGAACTTGCCATTCACTTTCAATTATTACCTAAGACATTAATCAATAAACTCGACCCAGCCCCCTTATTACACCACCACTTATCACCGCCATTGTGCGAGCCTGCAACACTATTATCGCCCGATGCCATGGTGCTTCATCAGGCGATTATGTTATTTCATCAAATTGATTATCATTATGGCTTACGTGATATTTACAACTTATATTTACAGTTTGTCTATTTTAGTAAAGCCGCTACTTTTTGGCATAATTTGATGCAACTCCATCAACAAGTCGGTAATGATAGTAGCCTTTACCTCGCGATCAGTTTATGTCATCGATTATTTGATTTACCCGTACCAGATAATGTCTGGGCATATTTTAAACAGCATAAGTTAAACCGATTATCCTACTGGCTCTATCAACAACAGTTTATGAATGCTTTCCTGTACCAATTTCCTTTACACCGCAACATTGGCTATCGTGATGCAGTAAAATCACTACGTTTTCGAGGTCGCTTAAAACAGATGCCTATATACTGTATTGTGCCGCATATTATTAAACGCTTAATCATTAATAGTATTCCCCATGATGATGAAGAAGTTATCAACTAAACACAACCCATCTCTCATATTGCCACTGCTTTATACGTATAGACAGACACCCGTAAGAATTCTCATGTTACTATGATAAGTCATTCTCAAGGAAGGAAGAATAACTTGAATAACATGCTGTTTTACAAAACATACCCGCATAAACAAAGTAAAGAGTGGGTCGTGTTTGTCCATGGTGCAGGAGGAAGCTCTGCAATCTGGTTTAAACAAATAAAAGCCTATAAACAGCATTTTAATTTATTGCTCTTAGATTTACGTGGCCACGGTAAATCTAACACTATGTTTCAAGATGTGATGGATAATCGCTATACTTTTAAAATGGTGACCAAAGATATTATCGATGTCCTTAATCATCTTAAAATTGAATCAGCGCATTTTGTTGGAATCTCACTAGGAACAATCATTATTCGCCATCTGGCTGAACTGGCACCAGAACGCGTGCAAACAATGACATTAGGTGGCGCAGTCACTCGCTTAAATACGCGCTCTCAGGTGCTAATTAGCTTGGGCAATCTTAGTAAGCATATTCTGCCGTATATGTGGCTATACCGTTTATTTGCTTATGTTGTAATGCCACAAAAAAATCAACGTCAATCACGCCATTTATTTATTCGTGAAGCTAAAAAGCTCTGCCAACAAGAATTTAAACGGTGGTTCAAATTAGCAACAGATGTAAATCCAATTATGAAATATTTTAAGGAGAAAGAACTCGCCATTCCGACTCTATATTTAATGGGTGAACATGATTATATGTTTATTAAATCCGTTAAAGAGATGATTAAACGCCATAAAAATAGCATGTTAACGCAACTATCTAATTGTGGTCATGTGTGTAATGTTGAGCAACCAGAAGCCTTTAATTATCATTCGATTGAATTTATTCAATTGCACTGCCAACCATTACCAGCACACTAAAATAATAAAGCCCAGTGAGAATTACATCACACTGGGCTTAACTTATACTGTATTGACACACGCTTTAGTTAAATAAACCGAGCTTACATCACCACCACTTTCGTTAAAAAACGCTGTAATTGATCGGTCACAAATTGTGGCTGCTCAAGGTTACTAATGTGTCCTGCTTCAGGAATTAACACATATTCACTGCCATCAATCGCATCATGCATTAATTGTGCTTCAAGTGGCGGACGCGGATTATCTTCTAAGCCTGACATAATTAATGTCGGAACAGTAAGCTGCTCGATATCGTCAAACGTATCACGACGTCCAAATACCATTCGCCCCATCTCAGACACCGCCACTGCGCGTTCTCCTTGTAGCTGTGCCAGATAATCACGGAATTCACTCACTAATTGTGGATTATGCAGATGACCATCACGACGGAAAAATAGTGGTGCAATCATATCGATCAATGGTGCTGGAACATGTTGCTGGTCGCGTAAAGTATCTAGCATTGCAAAATATCTCGCATGTAACACTTCAGGTTCATAGCCTAAGAATGTATCCATTAGCACTAATGCCGTCACACGATCAGGGACTTTAAGGGCTAATTCTGCTCCCCACATACCGCCAACAGATAGTCCAATAATCGCAAATTTATCAATTTCTAAGTGATCCAGTAATGCCAACACATTATCAGCATAATCACGTAAGGTTCGTGTAGCTAAAGGTGCACTATCCGATCCACCATGCGCCCAAAAGTCTGGCACAATACAACGATAATGTTGGCTCAATACCGCGATCTGCGGTGCCCACATTGCACTATCCCATAAATAACTATGACCAAAAACCAGCACCGGACCTGTACCTTGATCACGATAAGTCATTTGTTGACCATCAATAGCGAATGTTTGCATTACGAGTATCCTTTCTTGGTTAACATATTTTAGTTAATATTTACGGATTAACGTGAGTTCGTTATTTTAGTATTAAGCCGAGATTCTA from Photobacterium toruni includes these protein-coding regions:
- a CDS encoding alpha/beta fold hydrolase, with product MLFYKTYPHKQSKEWVVFVHGAGGSSAIWFKQIKAYKQHFNLLLLDLRGHGKSNTMFQDVMDNRYTFKMVTKDIIDVLNHLKIESAHFVGISLGTIIIRHLAELAPERVQTMTLGGAVTRLNTRSQVLISLGNLSKHILPYMWLYRLFAYVVMPQKNQRQSRHLFIREAKKLCQQEFKRWFKLATDVNPIMKYFKEKELAIPTLYLMGEHDYMFIKSVKEMIKRHKNSMLTQLSNCGHVCNVEQPEAFNYHSIEFIQLHCQPLPAH
- a CDS encoding CPBP family intramembrane glutamic endopeptidase, whose amino-acid sequence is MLPAMLVWLLLAISIGCVLTKTTAWRIPLLLTLIAAVTFNVLTVIGAAIMISGIAIASFTARQQAKPLLYAGHIIVVLWIIGLILHLYPGINNLLVLDHVNSGPLSRPFTLYFNIDKPMLIFALLLLVPNIVSNNEYNWHHLSLSLRQKTIIGGGLISLPLLAWALQLVQPELTLPSWWWIFAINNLIFTCVAEEVLFRGYIQGLLCKKLAPTIAITIASILFGLAHFAGGPLFIIIATLAGIVYGLSYYWTKKITVAIVVHFAFNVLHLFFFTYPLPL
- a CDS encoding nucleotidyltransferase family protein — its product is MSKLLLIDVLNNPTLLLNADHKCSYQIITEARHLSLLGQLKACCDRANIEHDLPLHTQQQLMSGFHSYQKQQQQLLIEHQHLTQHLQGISSWRYLRGSALQLLDNAMFAGRIKHNIDIYVPQQHVASVEKVLLNNGWRYKNIADYEETFYRRWAQQTTPLIHKQRRTELAIHFQLLPKTLINKLDPAPLLHHHLSPPLCEPATLLSPDAMVLHQAIMLFHQIDYHYGLRDIYNLYLQFVYFSKAATFWHNLMQLHQQVGNDSSLYLAISLCHRLFDLPVPDNVWAYFKQHKLNRLSYWLYQQQFMNAFLYQFPLHRNIGYRDAVKSLRFRGRLKQMPIYCIVPHIIKRLIINSIPHDDEEVIN
- a CDS encoding cobyric acid synthase, with amino-acid sequence MTDTLQSTTRALMVQGTTSDAGKSVLVAGLCRVLARQGIRVAPFKSQNMALNSAVTKDGGEIGRAQAVQAQACGIEPSVHMNPVLLKPNTDVGAQVIVQGHALADMNAVGYHNYKKVVMTPIMESFTLLQQQYQTIIIEGAGSPAEINLRENDVANMGFAEKADVPVIIIADIDRGGVFAHIYGTLALLSESEQARVKGFVINRFRGDIKLLESGLEWLEQKTGKPVLGVLPYLHGLMLEAEDAINCQQVDAADHQLKVVVPVLTRVSNHTDFDPLRMHPQVNLQFVGKGQPFPAADLIIIPGTKSVRSDLAFLREQGWDKQIQRHLRLGGKVMGICGGYQMLGETIADPHAIEGEAGVSQGLGYLSIATTIEKNKCLQQTEGTLTLPDQAPVIVKGYEIHAGVTQGVTAHAPLQLTDGPDGPDGPDGQLGCDDHVFGTYLHGIFEQQAACDAILRWAGLEATQTPDFDEIRQQGIDRIADTIEAHMDLAVLWPQWADKFKR
- a CDS encoding alpha/beta fold hydrolase, which codes for MQTFAIDGQQMTYRDQGTGPVLVFGHSYLWDSAMWAPQIAVLSQHYRCIVPDFWAHGGSDSAPLATRTLRDYADNVLALLDHLEIDKFAIIGLSVGGMWGAELALKVPDRVTALVLMDTFLGYEPEVLHARYFAMLDTLRDQQHVPAPLIDMIAPLFFRRDGHLHNPQLVSEFRDYLAQLQGERAVAVSEMGRMVFGRRDTFDDIEQLTVPTLIMSGLEDNPRPPLEAQLMHDAIDGSEYVLIPEAGHISNLEQPQFVTDQLQRFLTKVVVM